A region of the Streptococcus suis genome:
TCTAATACCAATTTACCTACAATCTCATGCGCCTGGCGGAAGGGTAAGCCCTTGCTGGCCAGATAATCTGCCAACTCTGTCGCATTTGAAAAGTCCTTCTCTGTCGATTGAGCCATCCTTTCCTTATGGACTGTCATAGATTGCAACATCCCTGCCAAAATATCGATAGATACTAAAATCGTTTCCGCACTATCAAACATGCCTTCCTTGTCCTCTTGCAAGTCCTTGTTATAGGTTAAAGGCAGGGATTTCATGACTGTCAGTAGGCCAACTAAGTTCCCATAAACTCTACCAGTTTTCCCCCGAATCAGCTCAGCCATATCTGGATTTTTCTTCTGAGGCATGATGGAAGAACCTGTTGAAAAGGTATCGGATAGGGTGACAAATTGGTATTCATGTGAACACCAGTTAATGATTTCTTCACACAAACGCGACATGTGCATCATGAGAATGCTGGCATTGGAGAGGAATTCCAGTATAAAATCACGGTCAGAAACGGCATCAAGAGAATTACTATAGGGCTTAGCAAATCCCATCAAATCAGACGTCATCTGACGGTCAATCGGAAAGGTTGTCCCTGCCAAGGCCGCCGCACCAAGTGGGGATACATCTGTATGCTGCATGTTGAATGCAAAGCGCTCACTGTCTCGGCTGAACATGTTGTAATAGGCTAACAAGTGCTGAGCAAAACTAATAGGCTGGGCATGTTGCAAGTGGGTATAGCCGGGCATGATGGTTTCCACATGCTCCTGTGCAAGGTCTACTAAAATCTGACGTAGGTTGGCTAATTTGTCTACAACTTGAAAGAGTGTATCCTTCAGATAAAGGTGCATATCCGTTGCTACTTGATCGTTACGAGAACGAGCTGTGTGGAGTTTACCTGCAACTGAGCCTATTTTATCCGTCAATAGACTTTCGATATTCATGTGAATGTCTTCGTTACGAACATCAAACACTAACTTGCCAGCCTCATAGCCTGCTAACAATTCTTCCAGACCAGTTTGAATAGCCTGAGCTTCTTCTTGATTGATAATCCCTGTGGCTCCGAGCATCTTGACATGGGCTAAAGAACCCTGAATATCATACTTGGCCAGTTTTTGATCAAATCGGATGGAAGCTCCGAATTCTTCTACCCATTCCTCAAGACTGGCTTCAAAGCGACCGCCCCATAATTTCTTTGCTTCCATACACTCCTACTTTCTAGTCTTTCTTATGAATTTCTGCATTGACCTTGGTTGGCAAGCCCCAAAGCTTGATGAAACCAACTGCTGCATCTTGGTCAAAGGTATCTGCACTGGTATAGGTTGCCAAATCTTCGTCATAAAGTGAATTTGGAGATTTCCGAGCGACAACTTTAGCTGTTCCCTTATACAATTTCACTTTTGCTGTACCATTCACGACTGATTGAGTTGCTTGTAAATATGCTTTTAATGCCTGAGTAGCTGGATTGAACCACAAACCATTGTAAATCAAGTTAGAGAGTTCATTTGAAACAATCGGTTTGAAATGCGATACTTCGCGCACCAAGGTCAAATCTTCAATTTCCTTATGAGCAGTCAAAAGGGTAATGGCTCCTGGACACTCATAAATTTCACGCGATTTGATTCCGACCAAACGATTTTCCACATGGTCAATCCGGCCTACACCATGCTTACCAGCAATGACATTGAGTTTTTGGATGAGATTAGCAAGACTTAACTCTTCACCATTTACAGCAACGGGTACGCCCGCCTGAAACTCAATATCGACATACTCAGGAGTATCTGGTGCATTTTCTGGTGCAGTTGTAATACCAAAAGCATCTTCTGGCGCTTCATTCCATGGATTTTCTAAAACTCCGCACTCATTGGCACGGCCCCAAAGATTTTGGTCAACGGAATAAGGGCTATCCAAATCTGCTGGGACTGGTACACCATTTTCCTTGGCGAAGATGATTTCTTCTTCACGCGCCCATTTCCATTCCCGAACAGGGGCTACAACTTTCAAAGTTGGGTCCAGGGCTGCAATGGCTACCTCAAACCGCACCTGGTCATTTCCCTTACCAGTACAGCCGTGGGCGATAGTGGTTGCTCCTGTCTTATGAGCCATTTCCACCAACTTTTTGGAAATCAAGGGCCGACTGAGAGCTGATACCAGCGGATATTTTTGCTCATAATAGGCATGAGCTTGCAGGGCTGGTAGGACATATTCTTGGGCGAATTCTTCTTTTACATCCAATACATGGGACTCAATGGCACCAATGGACAGTGCTTTATCATGAATGAAGTCAAGATCTTTCCCCTCACCTACATCCATACAAACCGCAATCACATCATAGTCTTTTTTCAACCAAGCAATCGCAACTGAAGTATCAAGTCCACCAGAATAGGCTAAAATCAATTTTTCTTTTGTCATAAGCAATCTCATTTCTTTTTATTTTTATAAAACTTAGTGACTATTATAGTGTATATTTATACTTTTTGCAACATAAATATACAAAAAATTGAATTTTTTTTGTATATTTTCAATATTGATTTGAAAATAAGCAAATGAAAGAGGCGACTGACGTCAGCTTTCTAGCTCAGTAATCCTCCAATCAATCCTCCAATCATTCCAATACGCAAATACCCGCAAGATACTTGTCTAACACTTCCATGTGTGCTATACTGAATAACTACAAAATTGACAGGAGAATGAAATGGAAATCTGGAACGCCTACACAGCCGACGGTCAGCTGACCGACCACACTCTCACACGCGGAGAAGCCATTCCCAATGGCCTCTACCACCTGGTCGTCGAGTGCATCATCCGCCACCGCGATGGCAGCACCCTCTTCATGAAACGCGACAGCACCAAGCCCTCCTACCCTGACTATTATGAAGCGACAGCAGGAGGTTCAGCTTTGTTTGGGGAAATAGCAGAGCAGGCTATTTTACGCGAAGTCCGCGAAGAGACAGGAATTGAACTAACAGCTGACCAACTCCGCCACCATACACATTTTGTCGCCCATGATGACCAGTGTATCTTCCGCTGCTACTGGGCCGAAGCCAATTGGGACAAAGCTGCTATCCAACTCCAAGCCGAAGAAACCAGCAACTATATCTGGGTCCCACAAGAAAAACTAAAAGAGTTTCTTGAGAATGAGTTGGTTATTCCTAGGCAGAAAGACTATGTGGAGAGGCTGTTTTTAGAACAAGAACAGGGCAAGAGCGAGAATGCTACTCAGTAAAACATGAGATAAAAAGTGACTGAGACGATTTCTCCCAAAAAGAATGCGACCACCTAAGACACGCACACCGCAAGCCAAGATTAAACTGAAAATAAATCCCCAAACTGTCTGCCAGTCCAACAAACTGAGCAATACTGGGCAAGCATATAAAACCAGTAACCAGCTAGGAAGTTGCTTGCGATAAACCCAAGCAGATACAGGCAGTAGCCCCAAGTAGAGCACAATCAAGCATTTAACAACAATAATCATATAGAACTCCTTTCCCCACCAATTTATCATGAGGGGCTAAGCCCCTGTCAAGAGGACATTATGAAAACAGGACAAGTTATGCAACAATTTGGTATCAAACGTGATACGCTTCGTTTCTACACAGAACAAGGACTCTTACAACCGCAACTGATTGACGGCAATTACTACTGGAACGAAGAAGAAATCAACAACCTAGAAAATATCCTAGGACTTCGCCAATTAGGTTTGTCCGTCAAAGCCATTATCCGCATCAAGGAACTACATGACACCAAATGCGGCAGTCTCGAACAGCTAAAAGAAAACAAACAGGTCATACTGGATGAAATTGCCGACCGTGAAAAACAAATCCTCCTGCTCCAAGAACAGAAGGAAAATCTAGAAAATCTACTCCAGCAGATTGAGGAAAAATTACAGAATCTATAACAAAATCCCCGTCGTCACTGAATAGGACAGTGGGGATACTTTTATTTCAAACCTGCAACTAGGTCAGCAATATCGGCTGGTCGGGTGCGGCAGCAGCCTCCAACTACCTTGGCACCCAGTTTGTGCCATTCAAGTGTGTTGTCCAGAAGAGAATGGCTGTCGTCTGCTTTTTCCTTCCAAGTTTGAGTGGCTCCATCATAGACTTCTCCAGAATTTGGATAGGTCACAAATGGTTTATCCATTTTTTCTCTCAACTTGCTAAGGAAAGCTGAGTACAGCGAGGGAGCCGTACAGTTAAGACCAACCGCCAAAATCTGCTCATTGCTGTTGACCAGCTCTGCTATTTTTTCAATAGACGTTCCGTCAGAAATCGACTGACCGTCTTGTGAGGTGAAACTGATATAGGCTTCAGCCTCTGGAAAATCCTCTGCCAGCAACTCTACCAAAGCCTGTGCTTCAAGAACATTGGGAATGGTTTCCAAAGCTAAGAGTTCCGCTCCCTGTTCTAAGAGGAGTTCGATTCTGCGACGGTGGAAATCTTTTAACTCTGACAGACTAATGTTGCCATATTCACCCGTATATTCAGCACCGTTGGCCAAATAAGCCGCGTAGGGACCCACGTCACCTGAAATGAGAGGATAGGTTCGTTGTGCTTTCTCTGTTTCAGACAATTCTGCCCAAACCTCATCCCGCGCTTCCTTCGCCAAATCAACGGTCAAGCGAATGAGGTTCTCTGCCTCTGCTTGTGACAAACCAACTTCTGCTAATCCTTCAAAGGTCGCCTGATAGGTTGAAGTCGTCACCAAATCTGCTCCAGCTAGAATATAGTCCTTATGAATATCCTTGATGTACTGGGGATTTTCCAATAGATACTTGGCAGACCAGAGCTTGCCCGATACATCATGACCTCGAAACTCTAATTCTGTTCCCAGAGCACCATGCAAGATGACAAACTCTTGATTTTCTAATAATTCCTTAAAACGACCCATTATAGAACCTCCTACCACTTTTTAAAGCGAATGTAGTGATAAATATAGCAGCCAATCATGAATGGCACACCAAAGTAAAGACCGGCACGCTGTGAAGGATCCCAACCGATTCCGATGATGGAAATAACCAGCAAAATGACGGTAATCCATGGCAAGGTCGGTGAAAATGGTGTCTTATATTCCAATTCATCTACACTATGAGTTTTCAAAAATTCACGACGGAAACCGATTTGTGCCAATGGAATGGCCAACCAAGCAATCACAACTGCAAAACTAGCAATGGAAACCAGAGCAAGGAAGATGGTATCTTCTGCATAAATTGATGCAATCAAAGCGATAACAACACCAATCATGGACAGAATCATGCCCCGCATTGGAACACCGTGCTTGTTAATCTTGACTAATTCCTTGCTGATCATGCCTTCATTAGCCAAAGACCAAAGCATACGGCTTGAAGCGTATAGCCCTGATGTAGAGGCCGATAAAATAGCCGTCAAGATAATGAAGTTCATAATATCTGCAGCGTAAGGAAAACCGATTTTATCCAATACAAGTACGAATGGCGCTTCTGTCACACCTGCTTCTGACATAGGAAGTAGAGATGCCAAAACAACAATTGTCAAGACAAAGAAGATAACTAAAAGACCAATTGTTGATTTAATAGCTTGCGGTACAGCTTTTTGGGGATTATCTGTCTCCCCTGCCGCAATTCCGATCATTTCCACACCTGAAAAGGCATAGTTAACCGACAGCATAACTGAAATCAACCCAACTAGGCCGTTAGGAAGTAAGCCTTGTGCTGTAATATTAGTAAAGAGCGGCGCAGCATTGGTTCCCTCAAATGGCAAAATACCAAAAATAGCCAAAGTCCCAAGCACAATAAAAGCTGCAATAGCATAAACCTTGATTGACGACAACGCATCCTCCGCCTTGGCAAACCAACCAACAGAAAGGGTATTTAGCCCAAAGACAATAACTGCAAAAATCGTCGCAAAAATCCAAATCGGTACACTAGGAAACCAGCGTTGCATGAGCTGGGCTGCCCCAACAAACTGTGAAGCTAGCGCAACGACCCAGCAAAGCCAATACATCCAGGCCACCATAAAGCCTGTTCCAGGACTGATGAACTTGGTGGCATAAGTGTGAAAAGAACCTGTCACCGGCATGGCTACCGAAAGCTCACCAAGTGAGAACATGACCAGATAGACCATGACAGCTCCGAAAAGATAAGCCGCAACAGCTCCAAAAGGCCCAGCCTGTGCAATGGTATAGCCTGAACTCAAGAACAAACCTGTCCCGATAACCCCACCGATAGATAACATCTGCAAATGACGACTGTTCATCTCGCGGTTAAAGGTCCCTTGATTTTCAAAATTATGATTTTCCATATACTCTCCTAAATTCTTGTGATTATTCTATCATATCATGGATTTTCAGAAACTGGTTATATCGTTTTCAAGTTTGTTTATATAGTTTTAAGTTATAACAAATCCCCACTATCACAGGACAGCGGGGATTTTTTCATTACAAACTCTTCAACATATTATCAATATGCTGGATAGATTTTTCACGGCCGAGCAGGTAAATGGTATTTGGCAACTCAGGTCCATGCATTTCGCCCGAAACGGCGATACGAATTGGCATGAAGAGGTTTTTGCCCTTGATGCCTGTTTCTTTTTGAACAGCCTTGATTTGCGGGAAGATATTATCTGGTTGGAAATCTTCGTCCGTCATAGCTTCCAATTTTTCCTTAAGAGCATTGAGGACAGTCGGAACAGTCTCACCTGCCATCACTTCTTTTTCTTCCGCAGTCAATTCTGGGAAATCTGAGAAGAAGAGGTCTGTCAAACCAACGATTTCATCCGCAGATGACATCTGTGGCTTGTAAAGTTCCACCAATTTTTCTGCCTTGTCTGTCAAGCGCCCCGCTTCTTCCAAGAATGGTTTAGCAAGGTTGAAAATAGTTTCTAAATCAGCATTTTTGATGTACTCATTGCCCATCCAAGCCAACTTTTTC
Encoded here:
- a CDS encoding NUDIX hydrolase, whose amino-acid sequence is MEIWNAYTADGQLTDHTLTRGEAIPNGLYHLVVECIIRHRDGSTLFMKRDSTKPSYPDYYEATAGGSALFGEIAEQAILREVREETGIELTADQLRHHTHFVAHDDQCIFRCYWAEANWDKAAIQLQAEETSNYIWVPQEKLKEFLENELVIPRQKDYVERLFLEQEQGKSENATQ
- a CDS encoding MerR family transcriptional regulator; this translates as MKTGQVMQQFGIKRDTLRFYTEQGLLQPQLIDGNYYWNEEEINNLENILGLRQLGLSVKAIIRIKELHDTKCGSLEQLKENKQVILDEIADREKQILLLQEQKENLENLLQQIEEKLQNL
- a CDS encoding amino acid permease, which gives rise to MENHNFENQGTFNREMNSRHLQMLSIGGVIGTGLFLSSGYTIAQAGPFGAVAAYLFGAVMVYLVMFSLGELSVAMPVTGSFHTYATKFISPGTGFMVAWMYWLCWVVALASQFVGAAQLMQRWFPSVPIWIFATIFAVIVFGLNTLSVGWFAKAEDALSSIKVYAIAAFIVLGTLAIFGILPFEGTNAAPLFTNITAQGLLPNGLVGLISVMLSVNYAFSGVEMIGIAAGETDNPQKAVPQAIKSTIGLLVIFFVLTIVVLASLLPMSEAGVTEAPFVLVLDKIGFPYAADIMNFIILTAILSASTSGLYASSRMLWSLANEGMISKELVKINKHGVPMRGMILSMIGVVIALIASIYAEDTIFLALVSIASFAVVIAWLAIPLAQIGFRREFLKTHSVDELEYKTPFSPTLPWITVILLVISIIGIGWDPSQRAGLYFGVPFMIGCYIYHYIRFKKW
- the argH gene encoding argininosuccinate lyase, whose protein sequence is MEAKKLWGGRFEASLEEWVEEFGASIRFDQKLAKYDIQGSLAHVKMLGATGIINQEEAQAIQTGLEELLAGYEAGKLVFDVRNEDIHMNIESLLTDKIGSVAGKLHTARSRNDQVATDMHLYLKDTLFQVVDKLANLRQILVDLAQEHVETIMPGYTHLQHAQPISFAQHLLAYYNMFSRDSERFAFNMQHTDVSPLGAAALAGTTFPIDRQMTSDLMGFAKPYSNSLDAVSDRDFILEFLSNASILMMHMSRLCEEIINWCSHEYQFVTLSDTFSTGSSIMPQKKNPDMAELIRGKTGRVYGNLVGLLTVMKSLPLTYNKDLQEDKEGMFDSAETILVSIDILAGMLQSMTVHKERMAQSTEKDFSNATELADYLASKGLPFRQAHEIVGKLVLECSKAGYYLQDVPLERYQELSPVIGPDIYTALESETAVSRRNSLGGTGFESIRQQIQQAKAQIIASKGL
- a CDS encoding homocysteine S-methyltransferase, with translation MGRFKELLENQEFVILHGALGTELEFRGHDVSGKLWSAKYLLENPQYIKDIHKDYILAGADLVTTSTYQATFEGLAEVGLSQAEAENLIRLTVDLAKEARDEVWAELSETEKAQRTYPLISGDVGPYAAYLANGAEYTGEYGNISLSELKDFHRRRIELLLEQGAELLALETIPNVLEAQALVELLAEDFPEAEAYISFTSQDGQSISDGTSIEKIAELVNSNEQILAVGLNCTAPSLYSAFLSKLREKMDKPFVTYPNSGEVYDGATQTWKEKADDSHSLLDNTLEWHKLGAKVVGGCCRTRPADIADLVAGLK
- a CDS encoding argininosuccinate synthase, with the translated sequence MTKEKLILAYSGGLDTSVAIAWLKKDYDVIAVCMDVGEGKDLDFIHDKALSIGAIESHVLDVKEEFAQEYVLPALQAHAYYEQKYPLVSALSRPLISKKLVEMAHKTGATTIAHGCTGKGNDQVRFEVAIAALDPTLKVVAPVREWKWAREEEIIFAKENGVPVPADLDSPYSVDQNLWGRANECGVLENPWNEAPEDAFGITTAPENAPDTPEYVDIEFQAGVPVAVNGEELSLANLIQKLNVIAGKHGVGRIDHVENRLVGIKSREIYECPGAITLLTAHKEIEDLTLVREVSHFKPIVSNELSNLIYNGLWFNPATQALKAYLQATQSVVNGTAKVKLYKGTAKVVARKSPNSLYDEDLATYTSADTFDQDAAVGFIKLWGLPTKVNAEIHKKD